Proteins encoded by one window of Vitis vinifera cultivar Pinot Noir 40024 chromosome 10, ASM3070453v1:
- the LOC109122166 gene encoding glucan endo-1,3-beta-glucosidase 12-like: protein MQSALMRIVLALLFFALILRRYDGQMFEEWCIADEQTPDDELQRALDWACGKGGADCKKIQPHQPCFFPNTVKDHASYAFNNYYQKFKNKGATCYFNAAAMATDLDPSHGSCKFEFTPDV from the exons ATGCAGTCTGCCCTGATGAGAATTGTGCTGGCCCTGCTCTTTTTCGCATTAATTCTGAGAAGATATG ATGGCCAGATGTTTGAAGAATGGTGCATAGCTGATGAGCAGACCCCAGATGATGAGCTGCAAAGGGCCCTTGATTGGGCTTGTGGGAAGGGAGGTGCGGACTGCAAGAAAATACAACCACACCAACCTTGCTTCTTTCCTAACACTGTCAAGGACCATGCCTCCTATGCCTTCAACAACTACTATCAGAAGTTCAAGAACAAGGGGGCAACTTGCTACTTCAATGCTGCTGCCATGGCCACTGATCTTGACCCAA GTCATGGCTCATGCAAGTTCGAGTTTACTCCTGACGTGTGA
- the LOC100266049 gene encoding pentatricopeptide repeat-containing protein At5g66520 yields MIGKKVMSLLQNATKLNQIIQIHALIIKTSLDGNNFVLAKLLRRLFACSSANDLLYARSVFDEIPSPDTFIWNTMIRAYLNSQNPQESMSLFFQMRHQECIPIDSYSLSLVIQACGRLKDPGNGQKLHTQVLKIGLGSDLFVETALIEMYAKFGDIEIARNILDEMAHPDLVPYNVLLAEYVRVGEINLAHDLFDRMPERDLVSWNTMIHGHASLGDVGTAKKLFDRTCERDLISWSSMIAAYAKARQSNEALRLFHEMQLANVLPDKVTMVSVLSACGDVGALGMGKMIHECIERNRIEIDLKLGTSLVDMYAKCGDIDNSLRVFNGMNNRDVFAWSAMIMGLANHGFGELALDHFSKMISEDIKPNDVTFIGVLSACSHIGLVDEGWTYFTSMSKVYDVSPKIEHYGCVVDILGRAGRLQEAMELIKSMPFAPDAIVWRALLGACRIYKNVEIAEEATVNLLELEPHVDGNYVLLSNIYSQAKEWDKVVNVRRMMKNINIQKVPGSSSIEVDNAVHEFVAGDQSHPESKKILRMLSEITARLKANGYAPLTASVLQDFDEKEKENALAHHSEKLAIAFGLLSTAPGSTIRIVKNLRVCDDCHIAIKLISRTYKRRIIVRDRNRFHHFVNGSCSCKDYW; encoded by the coding sequence ATGATAGGGAAGAAGGTCATGTCTCTTCTACAAAACGCAACTAAACTCAATCAAATCATCCAAATCCATGCTTTAATCATCAAGACCTCATTGGATGGCAACAATTTTGTGCTTGCCAAGCTTTTGCGTAGGTTGTTTGCGTGTTCTTCGGCTAATGATTTACTTTATGCCCGCTCTGTTTTTGATGAGATTCCATCTCCGGATACCTTCATTTGGAACACCATGATCCGGGCTTACTTGAATTCCCAAAACCCCCAAGAATCCATGTCCCTTTTCTTTCAAATGCGGCATCAAGAATGCATTCCCATTGATAGTTACAGCCTTTCACTAGTTATTCAAGCATGTGGACGATTGAAGGATCCTGGAAATGGGCAAAAATTACATACCCAGGTGCTTAAAATTGGGCTTGGATCTGATTTATTTGTGGAGACTGCTCTTATTGAGATGTATGCGAAGTTCGGTGATATTGAAATTGCCAGGAACATTTTGGATGAAATGGCTCACCCAGATTTAGTTCCGTATAATGTTTTGTTAGCCGAGTACGTTCGAGTTGGGGAGATTAACTTAGCACATGACTTGTTTGATAGGATGCCTGAGAGGGACTTGGTTTCTTGGAATACCATGATTCATGGGCACGCCTCGCTTGGTGATGTGGGGACAGCCAAGAAGTTATTTGATAGAACTTGTGAAAGAGACCTGATTTCTTGGAGTTCCATGATTGCAGCCTATGCAAAAGCCAGGCAGTCTAATGAGGCCTTGAGGCTATTTCATGAGATGCAATTGGCCAATGTATTGCCTGATAAGGTCACCATGGTCAGCGTGTTGTCTGCCTGTGGAGATGTGGGTGCCCTGGGCATGGGGAAGATGATCCATGAGTGCATAGAGAGAAACAGAATTGAAATAGATCTCAAGCTTGGGACTTCTCTTGTAGACATGTATGCAAAGTGTGGGGACATAGACAATTCACTGAGAGTCTTCAATGGGATGAATAATAGGGATGTATTTGCTTGGAGTGCTATGATCATGGGACTTGCTAACCACGGGTTCGGAGAGCTTGCCCTTGATCATTTCTCCAAGATGATATCTGAAGATATCAAGCCTAATGATGTCACGTTTATAGGTGTGTTAAGTGCTTGTAGTCACATTGGTCTGGTGGACGAGGGGTGGACATATTTCACATCAATGAGTAAAGTTTATGATGTTAGTCCTAAAATTGAACACTACGGATGTGTGGTTGATATTTTGGGCCGAGCAGGGCGGCTTCAAGAGGCCATGGAACTCATTAAAAGTATGCCCTTTGCGCCTGATGCCATTGTCTGGAGGGCCCTCCTTGGAGCCTGTAGAATCTACAAGAATGTTGAGATTGCAGAAGAAGCTACAGTGAATCTTCTAGAACTGGAGCCTCATGtagatgggaattatgtgctgcTGTCAAACATATATTCCCAAGCCAAGGAGTGGGACAAGGTCGTGAATGTCCGCCGGATGATGAAAAACATAAACATTCAGAAGGTCCCAGGAAGCAGTTCAATTGAAGTGGACAATGCAGTTCATGAATTTGTTGCGGGTGATCAGTCACACCCAGAATCCAAAAAGATCTTGAGGATGTTGAGTGAGATCACTGCTAGGTTAAAAGCTAATGGATATGCACCATTGACAGCCTCTGTTTTACAAGATTTTgatgagaaagagaaagaaaacgcATTAGCCCATCACAGTGAGAAGTTAGCAATTGCTTTCGGGCTTCTGAGCACAGCTCCAGGTTCCACCATTAGAATTGTAAAGAACCTCCGAGTTTGCGATGACTGTCATATTGCCATCAAGCTTATTTCAAGAACGTACAAGAGGAGGATCATTGTGAGGGACCGGAATCGGTTTCATCATTTTGTTAATGGTTCATGCTCTTGCAAGGACTACTGGTGA
- the LOC100243737 gene encoding putative calcium-transporting ATPase 13, plasma membrane-type, which produces MRRIFDRLASGISQTEPATKTFFQCLLKACNSYMIVLLLVSMVLSLWYWIKTEGLETGWYEGFIILVAIIILVVCHSIRDFWHEGQHKLSEKELLKMTETVVQVFRGGCQQELSISDIVMGDIVVLKRGYQVPADGLYVSGEVLELDDHSESIINGQNPFMLYGAKVIRGNGRMLVTSAGMNTEWGKMMSKVIQAPKKTPLQAQLDKLNTRTEIIGLLTSLLILVELLLRLQLEKEDDSPGFPSMKGKPSTAKDLMDAVKRIVLQPTRKISIFTTSLHMLLVGITEGYPFIITLSLRYWNKKTLSGKAFAPELLARATMGSVTTICTDKIGGLTLSPIQVKMCRIGEEDINGDSVIDPDVVDALCDGIYTPVLDPKNAYSSEEEGVLSWAALKLGMRQEILKQSCTLVETKELNSNEERSLVLMRKNRENETVTCLHWKGPATTILARCSFYYDSKGRINDMGREKRMDFEKFIEQMQSKHLKTIAFAYKKINESSEENSFILIGLLGLRDTDWTETKKAVEACRNAGVNIKMVSSGNISELLDIAIQCGMFDPNSLVLDGNEFQNYTDKERMDRVDRISIMGNARPSDKSLLVECLKQKGHTVAVIGARRDEAPAIKHSDVGVTMGTWSTKMAKGNSDIVILDGNFSVLETIMRHGRCAYENVQKYIQHELTMVIAALLITSISTGLLGDAPVTAIQLAFGSVIVGIPGGLALLTEPPAEKLIGKQPVGQGGKLITWAMWRNIITQASYQVAILVTIQFKGKAILGIRPKVNKSLVFNSFVICQVFNLFNCRKLEKKNMFQGIKKNLWFWVAVVVIMGLQAAFIEIEHWVGGSARLNCAQWGTCLLIGMVSWVIDCIGKFASDLITLCIGSISR; this is translated from the coding sequence ATGCGCAGGATCTTCGATCGCTTAGCCAGCGGAATCTCACAAACAGAGCCAGCTACAAAAACCTTCTTTCAGTGCCTCTTAAAGGCTTGCAACAGCTACATGATTGTCCTCCTTTTGGTGTCCATGGTGTTGTCACTCTGGTATTGGATCAAAACGGAAGGCCTAGAGACTGGTTGGTATGAAGGGTTCATTATTCTTGTTGCCATCATCATACTTGTTGTGTGTCATTCAATTCGTGATTTCTGGCATGAAGGCCAACACAAGTTGTCAGAAAAAGAGCTCTTAAAAATGACTGAAACAGTGGTCCAAGTTTTCAGAGGGGGATGCCAGCAGGAGCTTTCCATCTCTGACATAGTGATGGGTGACATAGTAGTTTTGAAAAGGGGATATCAGGTTCCTGCTGATGGTTTGTATGTATCAGGTGAAGTCTTAGAACTGGATGATCATTCAGAGTCCATCATTAATGGCCAAAACCCATTTATGTTGTATGGAGCAAAAGTGATTCGCGGGAATGGTCGAATGCTAGTCACATCAGCTGGCATGAACACAGAGTGGGGTAAGATGATGAGTAAAGTAATCCAAGCTCCTAAGAAGACACCTTTACAAGCTCAGCTCGACAAGCTGAACACTAGGACAGAAATCATTGGGCTTCTCACCAGTCTTCTCATTCTTGTAGAGCTGCTCCTGCGCCTTCAACTTGAAAAGGAAGATGATAGTCCAGGGTTCCCATCTATGAAGGGAAAACCATCCACAGCCAAGGACTTGATGGATGCGGTCAAGAGGATTGTTTTGCAACCAACTAGGAAGATAAGTATCTTCACAACTTCACTCCATATGTTGCTAGTGGGAATAACAGAAGGATATCCTTTTATTATTACCCTTTCACTCAGATATTGGAATAAGAAAACACTATCCGGAAAAGCCTTTGCGCCAGAATTATTGGCTCGTGCAACCATGGGATCAGTAACCACCATCTGCACTGACAAAATTGGTGGGCTAACATTGAGCCCAATACAAGTGAAAATGTGCAGGATTGGTGAAGAAGACATCAACGGCGACTCTGTCATAGACCCAGATGTAGTTGATGCTCTGTGTGATGGTATCTACACACCAGTTCTGGACCCAAAGAATGCTTACAGCTCAGAAGAGGAAGGGGTCCTTTCATGGGCTGCATTGAAGTTAGGCATGAGACAAGAAATTTTAAAGCAGAGTTGCACCCTTGTTGAAACCAAAGAACTGAACTCCAATGAGGAAAGAAGTCTAGTGTTAATGAGGAAGAACAGAGAGAATGAAACAGTTACATGTTTGCACTGGAAAGGACCAGCAACAACTATACTGGCCCGGTGTTCATTCTACTATGACAGTAAAGGGAGGATAAATGACAtgggaagagagaaaaggatggattttgaaaaatttattgaGCAGATGCAGTCCAAACATCTCAAAACCATTGCATTTGCctataagaaaattaatgaatcaagtgaagaaaacagctttATCTTGATAGGACTATTGGGTCTGAGGGACACAGATTGGACAGAGACAAAAAAAGCTGTGGAAGCTTGTAGAAATGCTGGGGTTAACATCAAGATGGTCTCAAGTGGCAATATTTCAGAGCTGCTAGACATAGCAATTCAGTGTGGTATGTTTGACCCCAATTCTCTGGTTCTTGATGGTAATGAATTTCAGAACTACACCGATAAAGAGAGGATGGATAGGGTAGATCGAATCTCCATCATGGGAAACGCCCGTCCCTCTGACAAGAGTCTTTTAGTGGAGTGTTTGAAGCAAAAGGGCCACACGGTAGCTGTCATTGGAGCCAGGAGAGATGAGGCTCCGGCCATAAAACATTCTGATGTAGGGGTGACAATGGGGACTTGGAGCACCAAAATGGCCAAAGGGAATTCTGATATCGTCATCTTGGATGGCAATTTTAGTGTCCTGGAGACCATCATGAGGCACGGAAGGTGTGCATATGAAAACGTCCAGAAGTACATCCAGCATGAGCTCACCATGGTCATCGCAGCGTTACTGATAACCTCCATCAGCACGGGCCTTTTGGGGGATGCCCCAGTGACTGCAATTCAACTCGCCTTCGGGAGTGTGATTGTGGGCATCCCGGGGGGATTGGCTCTGTTGACAGAGCCACCAGCGGAGAAACTAATAGGCAAGCAACCAGTAGGACAAGGTGGAAAGCTGATAACCTGGGCCATGTGGAGAAACATAATCACTCAAGCCTCATACCAGGTTGCCATTTTAGTGACAATCCAATTCAAGGGGAAGGCCATCCTAGGCATCAGACCCAAGGTCAATAAATCCTTGGTGTTCAACAGTTTTGTTATCTGCCAGGTGTTCAATCTATTCAATTGCAGAAAGCTGGAGAAGAAGAACATGTTCCAGGGCATCAAGAAGAACCTCTGGTTTTGGGTGGCTGTGGTAGTTATTATGGGGTTGCAGGCAGCCTTCATTGAGATAGAGCATTGGGTTGGGGGCAGTGCGAGGCTGAATTGTGCACAATGGGGCACATGCCTCCTCATTGGAATGGTTTCATGGGTCATAGATTGTATCGGGAAATTCGCTTCTGATCTCATCACACTTTGTATTGGATCCATTTCACGCTAA
- the LOC100255772 gene encoding OBERON-like protein: protein MGPPSRMNFHRQPPLPMLPPRQRPRPGRLQPSLSIGGSTSVRAGSRETWAIADAILAKKLDKGKEKVGDCSDNMSLLDIARGEVDIISQRLKHLSEEFLEGLKNELRVILEGADGSQHGDEFLILQKLIQKRGDLTANTLTGAHRVQLEILVAINTGMQAFLHPSMSLSQTSLIEVFLFKRCRNIECQSQLPADDCTCKVCANTDGFCNLCMCVSCNKFDFEGNTCRWIGCDLCSHWTHTDCAIRDGQIGMGADVKTGAGTTEILFRCGACNRTSELLGWVKDIFQICAPSWDRQALMKELEFVTKIFRGSLDSRGRRLSWICEDLIEKMKCGMSESVACRIIMFFFQELEIESSRRKFEEIGRMIAPQEACSRISEVLQEAIAKMEKVEEERARMLKKARLDLEVCDRELENKAREMMELKMERKKKKEETEELESIARLKQAEADTWELKAIEARREAERLQSIALPNSHKAKKEHCSGYLQLRLNNET, encoded by the exons ATGGGGCCGCCTTCGAGGATGAACTTCCATCGCCAACCTCCACTACCCATGTTGCCTCCACGGCAACGGCCGCGACCTGGACGGCTGCAGCCTTCCCTATCAATAGGTGGGTCAACATCGGTACGTGCCGGCTCGCGCGAAACATGGGCCATTGCTGATGCTATTTTGGCCAAAAAACTGGACAAGGGAAAGGAAAAGGTGGGTGATTGTTCTGATAATATGTCTCTGCTAGACATAGCTAGAGGAGAAGTGGATATAATATCTCAACGGCTGAAACATCTTTCGGAGGAGTTCCTAGAGGGGCTCAAGAATGAGCTTCGGGTTATTCTTGAAGGAGCTGATGGTTCTCAGCATGGAGATGAGTTTTTGATACTGCAGAAGCTCATTCAGAAAAGAGGTGACTTGACAGCTAATACTCTGACTGGAGCTCACCGAGTTCAGCTGGAAATTCTTGTTGCAATCAACACAGGAATGCAGGCATTTCTTCATCCAAGTATGAGTCTCTCTCAAACTTCTCTCATCGAGGTTTTTCTATTCAAGAGATGCAGAAACATAGAATGCCAAAGTCAGCTTCCAGCAGATGACTGTACCTGCAAGGTCTGTGCTAATACAGATGGTTTCTGCAATCTTTGCATGTGTGTGAGCTGTAATAAGTTCGATTTTGAGGGGAATACCTGCCGTTGGATTGGTTGTGACCTGTGTTCTCATTGGACCCACACGGATTGTGCTATTCGTGATGGACAAATCGGCATGGGGGCTGATGTTAAAACTGGAGCAGGCACAACTGAGATACTCTTCAGGTGTGGAGCCTGCAATAGGACATCTGAGCTGCTGGGTTGGGTTAAAGACATCTTCCAAATCTGTGCACCAAGCTGGGACCGGCAGGCTTTGATGAAAGAGCTTGAATTTGTCACTAAAATCTTCCGTGGTAGTTTGGATTCCAGAGGAAGGAGGCTTTCATGGATATGTGAGGATCtcatagaaaaaatgaaatgcGGGATGTCCGAATCAGTGGCTTGTAGGataataatgtttttctttcaaG AGCTCGAGATAGAATCCTCAAGGCGCAAATTTGAGGAAATTGGTCGGATGATAGCTCCACAGGAGGCGTGCAGCCGAATTTCTGAGGTACTGCAGGAAGCAATTGCAAAAATGGAGAAGGTGGAAGAGGAGAGGGCTCGAATGTTGAAGAAAGCCAGACTGGATCTTGAGGTTTGTGATCGGGAGCTTGAGAATAAGGCTAGAGAAATGATGGAGCTAAAGatggaaaggaagaaaaagaaggaagaaactGAGGAGCTTGAGAGCATAGCGAGGCTGAAGCAGGCTGAGGCCGATACGTGGGAACTGAAGGCCATTGAGGCAAGGCGAGAGGCTGAGAGACTCCAAAGCATTGCACTTCCCAATTCACACAAGgcaaagaaagaacattgcaGCGGGTATCTTCAACTCCGTTTGAATAATGAGACTTAA
- the LOC104878554 gene encoding PLASMODESMATA CALLOSE-BINDING PROTEIN 3-like — MSSAMLRIVIALLFFTLVLQNSNGADWCVARPDAPEAELQKGMDYACQFGQTCSHLRPGESCYLPNTVKDHASYAYNSYYQTHKFGPEGGKACYFNGTGMYVYSDPSKIHS; from the exons ATGTCGTCGGCCATGCTAAGGATTGTGATTGCCCTACTCTTCTTCACATTGGTTCTGCAAAACTCTA ATGGGGCAGACTGGTGTGTGGCTAGACCGGATGCCCCAGAGGCTGAATTACAGAAAGGGATGGATTATGCATGCCAATTTGGTCAAACCTGCTCCCATTTACGACCTGGTGAAAGTTGCTACTTACCAAACACTGTAAAGGATCATGCCTCTTATGCCTACAACAGCTACTACCAGACGCACAAGTTTGGGCCTGAGGGCGGTAAAGCTTGCTACTTCAATGGTACTGGCATGTACGTTTATTCCGATCCAAGTAAGATACATAGCTAA